The following coding sequences are from one Haloarcula sp. DT43 window:
- the pyk gene encoding pyruvate kinase translates to MRNTKIVCTIGPASDTRESIRRLAEAGMSVARLNSSHGSPEDRRNLIETIRTVEQSLDRPIAILHDIAGPKVRTAAMDGTVTLAAGSTVEYVEGTTTTAQRIGLSHDLTAVEPGDRILLDDGRIETTVTAVDGDVVTARVKNSAELRGRKGVIVPGIELGLPTITDRDQRELTIAAENGVDFVAASFVRDGDSIRTIERALADRGATIPLVAKIERGVAVRNLTDIVDTASGIMVARGDLGVEIPLESVPVVQKHIIRLCRETGTPVITATEMLESMIRARRPTRAEASDVANAVLDGTDAVMLSGETAVGDHPVRVVETMDRIIRRVEETTDYDDSRKQHVPAPGSQSDALAHSAGLLGHDTDAAALVVATASGKTAVRVAKFRPSIPVIAATPSRSVCRRLALSGGIVTGPPTATATSTDEVIYIAVGSALDTDVVSQGDRIIVLSGPRNDEAGTGTSNVLKIHTAIERD, encoded by the coding sequence ATGAGAAATACGAAGATCGTCTGTACGATCGGGCCAGCGTCTGACACACGGGAATCAATTCGACGACTCGCCGAGGCGGGGATGTCGGTCGCCCGGTTGAATTCGAGTCACGGTTCGCCCGAGGACCGACGGAATTTGATCGAGACGATCCGGACTGTCGAGCAGTCGCTCGACAGGCCGATAGCGATCCTCCACGATATCGCCGGTCCCAAAGTCCGGACTGCGGCCATGGACGGGACAGTCACACTGGCGGCAGGGTCGACGGTCGAGTACGTCGAGGGGACGACGACGACAGCCCAGCGAATCGGTCTCTCACACGACCTTACGGCCGTCGAACCCGGTGACAGGATACTCCTCGACGATGGGCGGATCGAGACGACAGTCACGGCTGTCGACGGTGACGTTGTGACAGCCAGGGTCAAGAACAGCGCAGAGCTTCGTGGCCGGAAAGGTGTGATCGTCCCGGGCATCGAACTCGGCCTACCGACGATCACGGATCGTGACCAGCGTGAACTGACAATCGCGGCAGAGAACGGCGTCGATTTCGTCGCGGCGAGTTTCGTCCGGGACGGAGACTCTATCCGGACGATCGAGCGTGCGTTAGCCGACCGTGGTGCGACGATTCCGCTCGTCGCAAAAATCGAGCGCGGGGTCGCAGTTCGGAATCTGACGGACATCGTCGATACTGCCTCGGGAATCATGGTCGCTCGGGGTGACCTAGGGGTCGAGATTCCACTGGAGTCGGTGCCAGTCGTCCAGAAACACATCATCCGACTGTGCCGGGAGACAGGGACGCCAGTCATCACCGCCACGGAGATGCTCGAATCGATGATTCGGGCCCGCCGCCCGACGCGTGCAGAAGCCTCCGATGTTGCCAACGCTGTCCTGGATGGGACTGACGCCGTGATGCTATCTGGTGAGACGGCAGTGGGTGACCATCCGGTCCGCGTCGTCGAGACGATGGACCGGATCATCCGACGCGTCGAAGAGACGACTGATTACGACGACAGCCGCAAACAGCACGTCCCCGCTCCCGGGTCACAGTCAGACGCCCTCGCACACTCGGCGGGGCTTCTCGGACACGATACCGATGCAGCCGCGCTCGTCGTCGCGACTGCATCGGGGAAGACAGCAGTTCGAGTGGCGAAGTTCCGTCCGTCGATTCCGGTTATCGCAGCGACACCCTCTCGGTCCGTCTGTCGTCGCCTCGCGCTCTCTGGTGGCATCGTTACTGGTCCACCGACCGCCACAGCGACCAGTACCGACGAAGTAATCTATATCGCTGTCGGGTCGGCACTCGATACCGATGTCGTCTCGCAGGGTGACCGGATCATCGTTCTCTCTGGCCCTCGAAACGACGAGGCGGGGACTGGAACCTCGAACGTCCTCAAGATCCACACTGCGATCGAACGCGACTGA
- the cas2 gene encoding CRISPR-associated endonuclease Cas2 → MYVVMVYDLEADRTQKALKIGRRYLTHVQNSVLEGEISEGDLSKLKNEIDDLLKPGESAIIYELSSDTLLNRTVYGDDPTEDQRFL, encoded by the coding sequence ATGTACGTGGTGATGGTATACGATTTGGAAGCGGATCGAACACAGAAAGCGCTCAAAATTGGTCGTCGATATCTGACTCACGTACAGAACTCAGTTCTTGAAGGCGAAATCTCTGAGGGAGATCTCTCCAAGCTCAAAAACGAGATTGATGATTTGCTGAAACCAGGTGAATCGGCAATCATCTACGAGCTGTCTTCTGATACACTGCTCAACCGGACAGTCTACGGCGACGATCCAACTGAGGATCAGCGGTTTCTATAG
- the cas1b gene encoding type I-B CRISPR-associated endonuclease Cas1b, whose product MDRNYHVFSDGRLERSDDTLRLVPDDDGDKQYIPIENAEAFFLHGQIDFNTRLMSFLNDRTVALHVFGWEDYYAGSVMPKRGQTSGKTVVNQVRAYEDSQHRRQLAAAIVKGSIHNMRTNVVYYNGRDHDLDSVIEDLEAAAARVDESLPIDELMGIEATAKKAYYRSFNQILPSEFQLTQREYNPPPNEINSLISFGNSLVYANCVSAIRATALDPTISYLHEPGERRYSLSLDIADLFKPVLADRVLFRLVNRNQISESDFETELGSCLLNEAGRKTYTKAFEEMLERTVEHPTLNRKVSYQYLMRLEAYKLKKHLLTGEAYDSFQRWW is encoded by the coding sequence ATGGATAGGAACTACCACGTCTTTTCCGACGGTCGACTCGAACGCAGTGACGACACGCTCAGACTTGTTCCTGACGATGATGGGGACAAGCAATATATTCCAATCGAGAACGCTGAGGCATTCTTCTTACACGGCCAGATCGATTTTAACACGCGACTGATGTCGTTCCTCAACGATCGAACGGTCGCGCTACACGTCTTCGGCTGGGAGGATTACTACGCTGGCTCGGTGATGCCGAAACGTGGCCAAACTTCTGGGAAAACTGTAGTCAACCAAGTTCGAGCATATGAGGACAGTCAACATCGACGACAACTGGCCGCCGCGATTGTGAAGGGGAGTATCCACAATATGCGAACCAATGTGGTCTACTACAACGGCCGAGATCACGATCTCGACAGTGTAATTGAGGACTTGGAAGCCGCAGCAGCACGCGTTGACGAGAGTCTCCCGATTGACGAACTGATGGGTATCGAGGCGACCGCAAAAAAGGCCTACTACCGCAGCTTCAACCAAATTCTTCCGAGCGAGTTCCAACTCACCCAACGGGAATACAACCCACCACCGAATGAGATTAATAGCCTCATTTCGTTCGGCAACTCGCTGGTCTACGCCAACTGCGTCTCAGCAATTCGAGCCACTGCACTCGACCCGACGATTAGCTACCTACACGAGCCCGGTGAGCGGCGGTACTCGCTATCTCTTGATATCGCTGACTTATTCAAACCTGTGCTCGCTGACCGGGTACTATTCCGGTTAGTGAATCGGAATCAAATTTCTGAAAGTGATTTCGAGACCGAGCTCGGCTCCTGTCTGTTGAACGAAGCTGGTCGGAAAACGTACACGAAGGCGTTCGAAGAAATGCTTGAACGTACTGTTGAACACCCGACGCTCAACCGAAAAGTTAGTTATCAGTACCTGATGCGGCTGGAAGCATACAAACTGAAAAAGCATCTCCTCACCGGAGAAGCATACGACTCGTTCCAACGGTGGTGGTAA
- the cas4 gene encoding CRISPR-associated protein Cas4 produces the protein MTVADPVDRLLATARGEPVNEPFRVTGVMVQYYYVCKRELWFESRNLEIDRENATVVRGTRVDETAYSDKRENLHLGMISLDLLDDGRVVEVKPSSTLTEPAEMQLSYYLWYLDRVADIQRDGVLAHPRERKREPVELTTERSEKVETAIRGIHDIVSQSSPPPAEEKPFCDSCAYHDFCWC, from the coding sequence TTGACGGTCGCTGATCCTGTTGACCGGCTCCTGGCCACGGCCCGCGGTGAGCCAGTCAACGAGCCGTTCCGCGTGACCGGCGTGATGGTGCAGTACTACTACGTGTGCAAACGAGAACTCTGGTTCGAAAGCCGGAACCTCGAAATTGACCGTGAGAACGCGACCGTCGTCCGTGGCACCCGTGTTGACGAGACAGCCTACAGCGACAAACGCGAGAACCTCCATCTCGGAATGATCTCACTGGATCTGCTTGACGACGGCCGTGTCGTTGAGGTCAAACCGTCCTCGACATTGACTGAACCGGCCGAGATGCAGTTGTCGTACTACCTATGGTATCTTGACCGTGTGGCCGATATTCAGCGGGACGGAGTCTTAGCTCATCCACGGGAACGAAAGCGAGAGCCGGTCGAACTTACCACGGAGCGGAGCGAAAAAGTCGAAACTGCGATCCGCGGAATCCACGATATCGTCAGTCAGTCTTCGCCACCGCCGGCCGAGGAGAAACCGTTCTGTGACTCCTGTGCGTACCACGACTTCTGTTGGTGTTAA
- a CDS encoding CRISPR-associated endonuclease Cas3'' — translation MTWTLDSGQEIISHPSETNREQKPLWDHLTGVSDRAAAVSENSRSQTESPLSNKARLLGLAHDFAKATPAFQRYIRDEFYDPPKHHARLGSLVAYFFLEQNGYERETRLAGMLAVAKHHGDVPDAASYIRKTFDEPRIDPVGSNQTIQAIEQAKTIEEHAETFARDLFREAVGEGAWNDFLEKIGYVSDSPILTDIVEDAGKKGGFAGELEVKGTRFNESIYTTHLILFGALTFADKTDAAGIGSDDNRLWGKYPSLDKLETHLNELGGEPQNDIENQLNEVRTEVQDEIPAQTHEFLESNQSVATLTLPTGYGKTFAGLLAGLTLCDDHDGRLVYALPFTSIIDQTSGTLQEVFETDTSGNLLTVHHHLAETRTDTENEEEDETDEHASHEVLLAESWRTGLTLTTFVQLFESLAGPRNGQSLKLSALQGSTVIIDEPQAIPQHWWPIVRKLINMLTEQFDAQVLLMTATQPSLVEGSFELIPSEQLLEIEQSAFTGDPPSRVQYQLHPTALVTENEDRLSHPDGANLLAETIVSGDTTLAICNTIESTRTLTREFVDSISESKTDPVTVSELYEEQLDEDEIGGLSATKEYDGKPRPSIERGRLVRAVVEELRTKETAAYLHLTTRVRPCDRQFLLAVANDLAGMDILFALISTQLVEAGVDISFDTVYRDFAPLDSIVQAAGRCNRSYERAPETGVTTVWQLEPPGEGNTPPSTAVYAPNRNRGETDLLMHTRSVLETVRDEHGTAFADEVLAKDAIERYHDTVGERVHSVSESNDLVTAFEQADGKTLREASLIERRQSVEVYVCRTKEEHDSATAIESLMKERKFDKVDSKRDELASIRVSIPVPRANTDAASGILSLEPLLDEEEKRHDPERILPASNSIFDPEYGVQPSEYGVEDRFF, via the coding sequence ATGACGTGGACGCTTGACTCGGGGCAGGAAATCATTTCCCATCCGTCGGAGACGAATCGTGAACAAAAACCGCTCTGGGATCACTTGACTGGAGTAAGTGACCGAGCTGCTGCTGTGTCCGAGAACTCACGATCACAGACTGAGAGTCCACTCAGTAATAAAGCTCGGCTTCTCGGTCTAGCTCACGATTTTGCGAAGGCTACACCGGCATTTCAACGATACATCCGAGATGAGTTCTATGACCCTCCAAAACACCATGCAAGACTCGGTAGTTTGGTTGCCTACTTCTTTCTTGAACAGAACGGATATGAGCGAGAAACTCGGTTAGCCGGAATGCTCGCCGTTGCTAAACACCACGGCGATGTCCCGGATGCAGCGAGCTATATCCGAAAGACGTTCGATGAACCTCGAATCGATCCTGTGGGGAGCAATCAAACCATTCAGGCAATTGAGCAAGCCAAAACAATCGAAGAACATGCCGAGACGTTCGCCCGTGATCTGTTCAGGGAAGCAGTCGGTGAAGGTGCTTGGAACGATTTTCTAGAAAAAATCGGATACGTCTCTGACTCACCCATTCTTACAGATATCGTGGAAGATGCAGGTAAGAAAGGGGGGTTCGCTGGGGAACTGGAAGTGAAAGGTACCCGGTTCAATGAGTCAATATACACAACGCATTTGATCCTGTTTGGCGCGCTAACGTTTGCAGATAAGACGGATGCTGCAGGAATCGGCTCCGATGATAACCGACTATGGGGTAAGTATCCGTCACTCGATAAACTTGAAACACATCTAAATGAGCTTGGAGGAGAACCGCAAAACGATATTGAAAATCAGCTAAACGAGGTCAGAACCGAGGTCCAAGACGAGATCCCGGCACAGACACACGAATTTCTTGAAAGCAATCAATCGGTGGCCACGTTAACGCTTCCAACAGGGTACGGAAAAACATTCGCTGGCCTGCTTGCGGGCCTTACACTCTGTGATGACCACGATGGACGACTCGTGTATGCACTTCCGTTTACGTCGATCATCGACCAGACATCGGGAACCCTACAGGAAGTTTTCGAGACAGATACATCCGGTAATCTGCTGACGGTACATCACCACCTCGCAGAAACAAGAACCGATACCGAAAACGAAGAGGAAGACGAAACGGACGAACACGCTTCACACGAGGTGCTACTGGCAGAGAGTTGGCGAACCGGGCTGACGCTAACGACCTTTGTACAGTTGTTTGAGAGTCTCGCTGGCCCACGAAACGGACAGTCGCTCAAACTGTCCGCGCTTCAGGGTAGCACTGTTATTATCGATGAGCCACAGGCGATCCCACAGCACTGGTGGCCCATCGTTCGGAAGCTCATCAATATGCTGACTGAGCAGTTCGATGCGCAGGTGTTGCTTATGACCGCTACCCAACCCTCTCTCGTTGAGGGTTCGTTCGAACTTATTCCATCTGAACAATTGCTCGAGATCGAACAATCCGCTTTCACTGGTGACCCACCATCGAGAGTACAGTATCAACTCCATCCGACAGCACTAGTCACCGAAAACGAGGATCGATTATCCCACCCAGATGGAGCAAACCTGCTCGCAGAAACCATCGTAAGCGGAGATACGACGTTAGCGATCTGCAACACGATAGAAAGCACTCGAACGCTTACGAGAGAATTTGTGGATAGTATCTCAGAATCCAAGACTGATCCGGTCACTGTCTCTGAATTGTATGAAGAGCAGCTTGATGAAGACGAAATCGGTGGGCTGTCAGCGACAAAGGAGTACGACGGCAAGCCACGACCGAGTATTGAGCGCGGGCGGCTCGTTCGCGCTGTTGTCGAGGAGCTTCGAACAAAAGAGACAGCAGCATATCTACACTTGACAACGCGTGTGCGCCCGTGCGACAGGCAGTTTCTCCTTGCTGTTGCGAACGACCTCGCCGGGATGGATATTCTATTCGCACTCATCTCGACACAACTCGTTGAAGCTGGGGTCGACATCAGCTTCGACACTGTCTACCGCGACTTCGCCCCCCTAGATTCGATAGTACAGGCGGCGGGTCGGTGTAACCGCTCCTACGAACGCGCACCGGAAACTGGTGTTACCACTGTCTGGCAGCTCGAACCTCCCGGCGAAGGCAACACACCTCCATCAACCGCGGTGTACGCACCGAACCGAAACCGAGGGGAGACTGATCTCCTGATGCACACTCGATCCGTTCTCGAAACCGTACGGGACGAACACGGAACCGCGTTTGCTGACGAGGTTCTGGCAAAGGATGCTATCGAACGCTACCATGATACTGTTGGAGAACGTGTTCACAGCGTCTCCGAGAGCAATGATCTCGTGACTGCATTCGAGCAGGCAGACGGGAAGACACTGCGCGAAGCATCACTCATCGAACGTCGGCAGTCCGTTGAGGTATACGTGTGTCGGACTAAGGAGGAACACGACTCCGCAACGGCCATTGAATCACTTATGAAAGAACGGAAGTTCGATAAGGTAGATTCAAAACGGGATGAATTGGCATCGATTCGAGTTTCGATTCCGGTCCCAAGAGCAAATACGGATGCAGCGAGCGGTATCCTTAGTCTGGAGCCGTTACTCGATGAAGAGGAGAAGCGGCACGACCCAGAACGGATTCTCCCTGCATCGAATTCAATATTCGACCCAGAATATGGCGTGCAACCGAGCGAATACGGTGTGGAGGATCGATTCTTTTGA
- the cas5b gene encoding type I-B CRISPR-associated protein Cas5b, giving the protein MQSELDDHIDESTSQDTEATSRSLPDRCLSFRLSGPWGHFRRVEGNTVKTTYRIIPRTTVAGLLAAVLGIGRNQYYDLFGPESSAMAIEPVSELRTINLPVNNLTTSQEGLKGVNTYGKVSVYYPDPTEDRQRTNYEVLVEPEYRIDLWLADGERYDELREYLAEGKAYYTPSLGLSEYLADIEYLGEYEVTAVAQSEPHAVDSAVPDPDGVIPEPNVNYGTERSPAFMERTTASGEFSGRRTTSYLTYTYSPDGNSLTVSDTTTASVDNRTVVFR; this is encoded by the coding sequence ATGCAATCAGAACTGGACGACCACATCGACGAGAGTACGAGCCAAGACACTGAGGCAACTTCCCGTTCTCTTCCAGATCGGTGCCTGTCGTTTCGGCTATCCGGGCCGTGGGGGCATTTCCGCCGCGTTGAGGGGAACACAGTGAAAACCACGTACCGAATAATCCCAAGAACAACCGTCGCTGGGCTCTTGGCCGCAGTTTTGGGTATCGGGCGTAACCAGTATTACGACCTGTTCGGCCCCGAGTCATCTGCGATGGCTATTGAGCCGGTGAGCGAACTGCGGACAATAAATCTCCCAGTAAACAACCTCACTACATCACAAGAAGGGCTGAAAGGAGTCAATACATACGGAAAAGTCAGTGTCTACTATCCAGATCCGACAGAGGATAGACAGCGAACGAATTACGAAGTCCTCGTTGAGCCCGAGTATCGAATCGATCTTTGGCTTGCTGATGGCGAACGGTACGACGAACTTCGAGAATATCTCGCGGAAGGAAAGGCATACTACACGCCGTCGCTTGGTCTCTCCGAATACTTGGCTGACATCGAATACCTCGGCGAATACGAGGTAACAGCGGTAGCACAATCTGAACCACACGCTGTCGATTCTGCGGTTCCAGACCCTGATGGCGTGATACCGGAACCAAACGTCAACTATGGAACGGAACGATCACCGGCGTTCATGGAACGGACAACAGCGTCCGGAGAATTCTCGGGACGGCGAACGACGAGCTACCTGACCTATACGTATAGTCCGGATGGAAATTCACTCACCGTTTCAGATACAACGACGGCAAGCGTTGACAATCGAACTGTGGTGTTCAGATGA
- the cas7b gene encoding type I-B CRISPR-associated protein Cas7/Csh2 — protein sequence MSNDNIVENRSEIVFLYDAVDANPNGNPLSGANRPRIDPVTNEAIVTDVRLKRYLRDQFEADGEGVYITSERGEYAKEREELLKDTFGVTTVEEIEDEGFDGFDRFLDNAIDARLFGATFSIDTDADELIEALETHLPDHLTGPVQFSPGKTLHPVEVNEEYNSLTSVIGTDDEKEQGGFDLDDHRIKYGLIGFHGLVDEHGAEDTNLKTEDIERLDSTCWRAIKNQTITRSKVGQEPRLYVRVEYDTDSFHIGGLTHELDVVGDDEDARSYRTVQDVTVDATDLVSRLNSHEDRIQTVHVVADDALDIALEGETLDDGFVSALEDRFESVHEIDVYDH from the coding sequence ATGAGTAACGATAATATCGTCGAGAACCGTTCGGAAATCGTCTTCCTGTACGATGCCGTTGATGCGAACCCAAACGGTAATCCGCTCAGTGGAGCGAACAGACCGCGAATCGATCCTGTAACCAACGAGGCAATCGTCACTGACGTTCGGCTGAAACGCTACCTCCGCGATCAGTTTGAGGCAGACGGTGAGGGTGTCTACATTACGAGCGAACGCGGAGAATACGCCAAAGAGCGAGAGGAGTTACTCAAAGATACGTTTGGTGTGACGACCGTTGAGGAAATCGAAGACGAGGGATTCGATGGCTTCGACAGATTCCTCGACAATGCAATCGACGCTCGATTGTTCGGTGCAACGTTCAGCATTGACACCGATGCTGATGAACTTATAGAAGCCCTGGAAACGCATCTGCCTGATCATCTTACGGGTCCGGTCCAGTTCTCACCCGGAAAGACGCTCCACCCTGTCGAGGTAAACGAGGAGTACAATAGCCTCACTAGTGTTATCGGAACCGACGACGAAAAAGAACAGGGCGGATTCGATCTGGATGATCACCGGATCAAATACGGCCTGATCGGGTTCCATGGATTGGTTGATGAACACGGCGCAGAGGATACCAACCTCAAAACAGAGGATATTGAGCGACTGGATTCAACCTGTTGGCGTGCGATCAAAAACCAAACAATCACCCGTAGTAAGGTCGGACAGGAGCCACGGCTCTACGTTCGTGTCGAGTACGACACTGACAGTTTCCATATTGGTGGCCTCACGCACGAACTCGATGTTGTCGGCGACGACGAAGACGCCCGCTCCTACCGGACAGTCCAAGACGTAACAGTCGATGCGACGGACCTCGTCTCCCGTCTCAATTCCCATGAGGATCGCATTCAGACCGTGCATGTCGTTGCTGACGATGCGCTAGACATAGCACTTGAAGGCGAGACACTTGACGACGGATTCGTTAGTGCGCTCGAAGATCGCTTCGAATCAGTCCACGAAATCGATGTCTACGATCACTAA
- the cas8b gene encoding type I-B CRISPR-associated protein Cas8b/Csh1: MNTEALEDVADKTIESTIPRRPVASLRDIEVLYGALYTLGRGLTGPYGAYLTPDAAADQIGNETLVVVRVDLRGEKATLGDPPVRLEMFPEDLVSRVAHSKFSAAMGVDHSITHQSGQTNGPEKHSDHAFERLERWPTEDAVIEAASEHDDGWLIETLAELGEDDSVETKIREEVESLVSKEGQLLHTVAIAFDDDVLTTTAQFQPDEMWHYPGEIEVLQEAMAARKTGKFRAKNEAEDASGDGTCFVFDTDETVYGVVDDPMKHYLSKQMEKFPALNADQSWQTQGLGRDAAIRAQNADTFLDACAIPAPGTSAFYLPYPTGKIDADSARAVYELLSEQVEADDEESPVGNKYRRLKKLDRLDTIRFSLIIVNKYQKDRWRVLAATPTASIHIIEEITQQHRTVQNSRWVEKKEIFPKREKFPLLSITEPEPLSNVISSVAYLGETCLGDDADDPSSDDFRFRGTATIASGKQLRVEELLEEYVAKLVDRFDPDSQYPFPIATLAQQYVQLNALRACDLLTADDERLVTQPQHMSDQTSQTTANNRQEQFEQFIEDHPALSDKTREGVFALGALVGRISRYQSREGKSMTAVKQYPIDNLTKHNIRRIATEVVDSNIVYSDEYAGTMYGELMDTVCDGLETAEPTDWELSTQDLRFHYAMGIAYGQNDSSTSETNNE, from the coding sequence ATGAACACGGAAGCCCTTGAGGACGTGGCTGACAAAACGATTGAATCGACGATTCCACGTCGTCCGGTCGCATCGCTCCGTGACATCGAGGTGCTCTACGGGGCCCTGTATACGCTCGGTCGAGGATTGACGGGGCCATATGGCGCATACCTGACTCCGGACGCTGCTGCCGATCAGATTGGAAACGAGACACTAGTTGTCGTTCGTGTCGATCTCAGAGGTGAAAAAGCAACACTCGGAGACCCACCAGTCAGGCTCGAAATGTTCCCTGAGGATCTGGTGTCACGTGTAGCCCATTCAAAATTCAGTGCTGCGATGGGCGTTGATCACAGCATCACTCATCAGTCTGGACAGACCAACGGACCGGAAAAGCATAGCGACCATGCTTTCGAGCGATTGGAGCGCTGGCCTACAGAAGATGCTGTAATCGAAGCGGCATCAGAACACGATGACGGCTGGCTAATTGAGACGTTAGCGGAGTTGGGAGAAGATGATTCAGTCGAAACAAAAATTCGAGAGGAAGTCGAGTCACTCGTTTCCAAAGAAGGACAACTCCTCCATACAGTCGCTATTGCATTCGACGATGATGTGTTGACCACAACGGCGCAGTTCCAGCCCGACGAAATGTGGCATTATCCCGGTGAAATCGAAGTTCTTCAAGAAGCAATGGCGGCTCGCAAGACGGGTAAATTTCGAGCGAAAAACGAAGCCGAAGACGCCTCCGGCGACGGGACGTGCTTCGTTTTCGACACTGACGAAACGGTCTACGGTGTCGTTGACGACCCGATGAAGCACTATCTCTCAAAACAGATGGAGAAGTTCCCCGCTCTCAATGCTGATCAGTCGTGGCAGACGCAAGGCCTCGGTCGTGATGCGGCGATTCGGGCACAGAACGCGGACACGTTCCTTGATGCGTGTGCTATCCCAGCTCCCGGGACGTCAGCGTTCTATCTCCCGTATCCGACGGGGAAGATTGACGCGGACAGCGCAAGAGCAGTATATGAACTACTGAGCGAACAAGTTGAGGCGGACGATGAAGAATCTCCTGTCGGAAACAAGTATCGTCGGCTCAAGAAGCTTGATAGACTAGATACGATCCGGTTCTCGCTCATCATTGTTAACAAATATCAAAAAGATCGGTGGCGGGTTCTTGCGGCGACCCCAACAGCATCAATTCACATCATTGAAGAAATAACCCAGCAACACCGGACTGTACAAAATAGCCGATGGGTTGAGAAAAAAGAAATATTCCCGAAACGCGAGAAGTTCCCTCTGCTCAGTATTACGGAACCGGAACCTCTCTCAAATGTTATCTCCAGTGTCGCATATCTTGGAGAGACTTGTCTCGGTGATGACGCCGATGATCCAAGTAGTGACGATTTCCGATTCCGAGGGACGGCGACGATTGCCAGTGGAAAACAGCTTCGCGTTGAGGAGTTACTTGAAGAGTACGTCGCAAAGTTGGTAGACCGATTCGATCCGGACAGCCAATATCCGTTCCCGATAGCGACTCTCGCACAGCAGTACGTGCAGCTTAATGCGCTTAGAGCGTGTGACTTGCTCACCGCAGATGATGAGCGACTCGTAACACAGCCACAACACATGAGCGATCAGACATCACAGACGACGGCAAATAATCGTCAAGAACAGTTCGAGCAGTTCATCGAAGACCACCCAGCATTGAGCGATAAAACGAGGGAGGGAGTATTTGCTCTCGGCGCACTTGTCGGCCGCATTTCCCGGTACCAAAGTAGAGAAGGTAAGAGCATGACGGCGGTCAAACAGTATCCGATAGACAACCTCACCAAACACAATATCAGGCGAATTGCGACGGAGGTTGTTGATAGCAACATCGTCTATTCTGATGAATATGCAGGGACGATGTACGGAGAATTAATGGATACTGTGTGTGACGGCCTTGAAACAGCCGAACCAACCGACTGGGAGCTATCGACGCAAGATCTTCGCTTCCACTACGCGATGGGCATCGCCTACGGACAAAACGATTCCAGCACTTCGGAGACTAACAATGAGTAA
- the cas6 gene encoding CRISPR-associated endoribonuclease Cas6 — MAHLSARTDAAYQNDYHHKLRGRLWDALDDTKYDQRHDDGQPPGFAYSNPFPPHDMEAGDDRKLLVASPEEELLAHVAADLLEEPELNIGEMPFRVDDVTSLSPDVGEPGTRGTIETGTGLLVRIPPWRCDEYGIDHPGGDTAVFWRPEHSMEPLRRQLEDNLDQKHDRFAHDYLPGPSDVDGDLFDGYELLKTFAIPVTVTEGQEMTYVLSKWQFEYTVRDDHHRRHLNLALDCGLGERNSLGLGFVNLKEAN; from the coding sequence ATGGCTCATTTGTCGGCACGCACGGATGCAGCTTATCAGAACGATTATCACCACAAGCTCCGTGGCCGGCTCTGGGACGCGCTTGACGATACCAAGTACGATCAACGCCATGACGACGGCCAGCCGCCGGGGTTCGCCTACTCCAACCCGTTCCCTCCCCACGATATGGAGGCAGGTGATGACCGGAAGCTATTGGTCGCCTCGCCAGAGGAGGAGTTACTGGCACACGTCGCTGCTGACTTGCTGGAGGAACCGGAACTGAACATCGGCGAAATGCCGTTTCGCGTTGACGATGTCACGTCGCTGTCGCCCGATGTCGGCGAGCCGGGCACGCGCGGGACAATTGAAACCGGAACTGGTCTACTGGTTCGGATTCCACCGTGGCGATGCGACGAGTACGGTATCGACCATCCCGGCGGCGACACCGCCGTCTTCTGGCGGCCGGAACATTCGATGGAGCCGCTCCGGAGGCAGTTGGAGGACAACCTCGATCAGAAACATGACCGCTTCGCCCACGACTACTTACCGGGGCCGAGCGATGTCGACGGCGACCTGTTCGACGGCTACGAACTACTCAAGACGTTCGCCATCCCAGTGACTGTCACTGAGGGCCAAGAGATGACCTACGTCCTGAGCAAATGGCAGTTCGAGTACACGGTTCGGGACGATCATCACCGTCGACACTTGAACCTCGCGTTGGATTGTGGGCTCGGTGAACGGAACTCGCTGGGGCTCGGATTTGTGAATCTCAAGGAGGCAAACTGA